Below is a genomic region from Sneathia sanguinegens.
CTACAGCTTCCTTTACTTGTTCAACTGTAAATACTGCAGTAACATTTACTTTTACACCTTCAGCTGATAGCTTCTTTATTAAACTGGCTGTACTTTCTTTTTTAACAGTCATAATAGGAATTTTAACAAATACATTTTCTCCCCAACTTGCGATTTCCTTTGCTTCTTTGTACATTGTATCTAATTCATTTGTAAATACTTCAAATGAAACTGGGACATCTTTAATTTTTTCTAATACTTTTTTTGAAAATTCCTTATAACTCTTAACACCACCTTTTTTCATAAGTGATGGGTTAGTTGTAAAACCTTGAACTAAGCCACTTTCATAAATTTTTAGCATTTCTTCTAAATTTGCTCCATCAGCAAAAATTTTAACTGACATTTTCTGTTACCTCCTACTTGTTATCTTAAATTATACCACATTTTTTTATATTTAACTAATTGAGTAATGTTATTTTTTTCTTTTTTATTTCTCAACTTTTTTATGATATAATAAGCACGAGGTGATTTAATGACAGATATAGAAATTGCAAGAAATACAAAATTAAAAAATATTAAGGATATTTACACTAAATTAAATATTCTTGATGATGAAGTAGAATTATATGGAAAATATAAGGCAAAAATTAATTTAAATATTTTTAAAAGATTAGAGACTAGATCAAATGGTAAATTAGTCCTTGTAACTAGTATGACACCTACAAAAAAAGGAGAAGGTAAATCCACTGTTACAATAGGTCTTACTCAAGCTCTTAACTTTTTAAATTATTCATCTATTGCTACTATAAGACAACCTTCTATGGGTCCTGTATTTGGTTTCAAAGGTGGTGCTGCTGGTGGTGGTTATTCACAAGTTTTACCTATGGAAGATATTAATCTTAATTTCACTGGTGATTTCCATGCGATAACAGCTGCACATAATTTAATTGCTGCCTGCATAGATAATAATATATATTGGGGTAATAGTCTTAATATTGATGAAAATAATATATATTTCAAAAGAGTTACTGACACAAATGATAGAGCTTTAAGAAATATTTTGATTAAAGATAAAAAGTATGAAAGAGAAGCTTCTTTTCAAATTACTGCAGCTAGCGAAATAATGGCTATACTTTGTTTGAGTGAAAATTTAGTAGATCTAAAAGAAAGAATTTCAAAGATTGTTGTTGCTAAATCTAAAGATGGAAAATTAATTACTGTTAAAGACTTAAATATTCAAGGTGCCTGTGCTGTAATTTTAAAAGATGCAATAAAACCTAACTTAGTACAAACTACAGAAAATACACCTGTATTTATACATGGTGGTCCTTTTGCAAATATTGCACATGGTTGCAATTCTATTATAGCAACAAAATTAGCACTTAAACTTTGTGATTACACAATAACAGAAGCTGGTTTTGCAGCAGATTTGGGTGCTGAAAAATTCTTTGATATTAAATGTAGATTATCATCTATAACACCAGATATTGCTGTGTTAGTTGTTACTTGTAGAGCAATTGAACAAAATGGACTTTCTAATGTAAAAATACATATAGAAAATTTAAAGAAATATAACATTCCAATTATAGTGGCACTTAATAAATTTGAAAATGATAGTAATGAAGAAATAGAAAATATAAAGAGCTTTTGTAAAGAAAATGATATACCTTTTGCTATTGTAGATTCTTTTGCAAAGGGAAGTATTGGTGCAGTTAACTTAGCTAATAAAGTGGTAAAAGAAATAGATAATATTGATAATAATTCTGAAAACAATTTTAGCTATTTATATCCTTTAGATATGAGTATTGAGGATAAAATTGCCTGCCTTGCAAAAGAAATATACCGTGCAAAAACAGTTAAATATTCTGAACTTGCACAAGAAAAATTAAAATTCTTTAAAGATAAAG
It encodes:
- a CDS encoding transaldolase, whose product is MSVKIFADGANLEEMLKIYESGLVQGFTTNPSLMKKGGVKSYKEFSKKVLEKIKDVPVSFEVFTNELDTMYKEAKEIASWGENVFVKIPIMTVKKESTASLIKKLSAEGVKVNVTAVFTVEQVKEAVDAFDKNVPGYVSIFAGRISDAGYNHMPIMEEARKICNEKPKAELLWASTREVYNIFQAELIGADIITCPNSVIYKYSNKGASLLDLSYNTVETFAKDISNLGFSVFE
- a CDS encoding formate--tetrahydrofolate ligase, whose amino-acid sequence is MTDIEIARNTKLKNIKDIYTKLNILDDEVELYGKYKAKINLNIFKRLETRSNGKLVLVTSMTPTKKGEGKSTVTIGLTQALNFLNYSSIATIRQPSMGPVFGFKGGAAGGGYSQVLPMEDINLNFTGDFHAITAAHNLIAACIDNNIYWGNSLNIDENNIYFKRVTDTNDRALRNILIKDKKYEREASFQITAASEIMAILCLSENLVDLKERISKIVVAKSKDGKLITVKDLNIQGACAVILKDAIKPNLVQTTENTPVFIHGGPFANIAHGCNSIIATKLALKLCDYTITEAGFAADLGAEKFFDIKCRLSSITPDIAVLVVTCRAIEQNGLSNVKIHIENLKKYNIPIIVALNKFENDSNEEIENIKSFCKENDIPFAIVDSFAKGSIGAVNLANKVVKEIDNIDNNSENNFSYLYPLDMSIEDKIACLAKEIYRAKTVKYSELAQEKLKFFKDKGIDKLPICMSKTPLSITDDPKIIDVPEDYTFTISDIRPSFGAGFVVVMSGNIIDMPGLPKLPNANIIDINENEEIEGLS